The Rhopalosiphum maidis isolate BTI-1 chromosome 1, ASM367621v3, whole genome shotgun sequence genome has a segment encoding these proteins:
- the LOC113550426 gene encoding syntaxin-5, translating to MTTRRRRGNSDSDQTFTNNFNTQESPIAPSREKEINKIMPRDRTAEFNSAVRSLQGRQIARAVQVRDVKKVKALQSYGEFMMIAKSVGFNISNTYAKLEKLTLLAKRKSLFNDRPQEIQELTYIIKEDLNSLNQQIAKLQEVAKLQKAAQNNVGRKHLLSHESSVVLSLQSKLANISNEFKLVLEIRTKNLKHAKSRRDQFSQGNNLAALSDSSSLVPRHNSLLMSSNQYAINMDNNGDQDRLQQVTQQTQAMAVYDNTDQYLYSRAETMQNIESTIVELGGIFQQLAHMVKEQEEMVERIDSNVQDAELSIEAAHTQILRYFQSVSSNRWLMIKIFGILIFFFIFFVVFVS from the exons atgactacTCGAAGAAGACGAGGAAATTCTGATTCAGATCAAACgttcacaaataattttaacactcAGGAGTCTCCTATTGCCCCTTCAAGAGAAAaagagataaataaaataatgccaCGAGACCGTACTGCTGAATTCAATAGTGCAGTCAGATCCCTTCAAGGTCGACAAATAGCAAGAGCTGTGCAAGTTCGAGatgtaaaaaaagttaaagctCTTCAAAGCTATGGAGAGTTTATGATGATAGCCAAAAGTGTTGGCTTCAATATTAGTAATACTTAtgcaaaattagaaaaattgacCTTAC TTGCCAAAcggaaatcattatttaatgatagacctcaagaaattcaagagttgaCGTATATTATCAAAGAggatttaaatagtttaaatcaaCAAATTGCAAAATTACAAGAAGTTGCTAAACTGCAAAAAGCTGCTCAGAATAATGTTGGGCGAAAACATTTATTGTCACATGAGTCTAGTGTTGTATTATCACTACAATCAAAGTTGGCAAATATatcaaatgaatttaaattagttcttGAAATTAGAACAAAA aatttaaaacatgCTAAATCAAGAAGAGATCAATTTTCTCAAGGAAATAATTTAGCCGCATTATCCGATTCATCATCTCTAGTTCCAAGACACAATTCCCTTTTAATGTCTAGTAATCAATATGCTATCAACATGGATAATAATGGTGATCAAGATCGTCTACAGCAAGTCACACAACAGACACAAGCAATGGCAGTATATGATAATACT gATCAATATCTGTATAGTAGAGCAGAAACCATGCAAAATATTGAATCAACTATTGTAGAATTGGGTGGAATATTTCAACAACTTGCACATATGGTTAAAGAACAAGAAGAAATGGTTGAGag AATTGATTCCAATGTTCAAGATGCTGAACTAAGTATTGAAGCAGCGCATACTCAAATACTACGTTATTTTCAATCAGTATCTTCCAATCGAtggttaatgataaaaatatttggaattttaatatttttttttatattttttgttgtatttgttTCTTAA